Proteins from a genomic interval of Colletes latitarsis isolate SP2378_abdomen chromosome 3, iyColLati1, whole genome shotgun sequence:
- the Rswl gene encoding tRNA methyltransferase roswell gives MYNNVFRSYCMVTRQFCSNAVVRPTQCKFVNTRFKVFDRIYVQHRVLIVRCSSSENKSQKITKEYKNECQEKLDKLLKIPTNVMLYKKIEYELEMIKHETGRVPEQMTAENWIMLLSATSKAQRRSYMYYLWKNEMKAENRKKKKELWAATPPTKRETDHIQYGLKHNTMFLRISDTTITQYYNKGLMNAMLFEPKIVFDLGYNNVMTRYEAQNCAKQLVLSFAVNRAHINPFNLYFCNANKSDYLMKKLYQSIPTLYNTDFPLNICSKSYLEMFNKSELVYLTPHTNNVMETYDANKIYIVGALVDKINPKPATLVKAKQEGIQMAKFPLEKYLDWGSGSAKNLAINQVMNILLDVRHTNDWNIAFKHVPPRKLKQERLNSLIKTSEKRKAIIEQLLNKQ, from the exons ATGTATAACAATGTTTTTCGGAGTTATTGTATGGTGACGAGACAATTTTGTTCTAATGCAGTTGTTCGGCCAACACAATGTAAATTCGTGAACACAAGATTCAAAGTTTTTGATCGAATATATGTTCAACATCGTGTGTTGATAGTACGATGTAGCAGTTCAGAAAATAAATCACAGAAAATAACTAAGGAATATAAGAATGAATGTCAAGAAAAGCTTGACAAACTTCTTAAAATTCCAACAAATGTGATGCTTTATAAGAAAATAGAATACGAATTAGAAATGATAAAACACGAAACTGGAAGAGTACCGGAACAAATGACCGCCGAAAACTGGATTATGTTATTGTCAGCAACTAGTAAAGCACAAAGAAG GTCATATATGTATTATCTTTGGAAAAATGAAATGAAAGCTGAAaatcgaaagaaaaaaaaagaattatgggCTGCAACACCGCCAACCAAAAGAGAAACTGATCATATACAATATGGTTTAAAACATAATACAATGTTTTTGCGTATATCTGATACAACAATAACACAATATTATAACAAGGGTTTAATGAATGCTATGTTATTTGAACCAAAAATAGTATTTGATCTTGGGTATAACAATGTTATGACAAGATACGAGGCACAGAATTGTGCAAAACAATTAGTATTATCGTTCGCAGTTAACCGAGCGCACATTAAtccttttaatctttatttttgtAACGCTAATAAGTCTGATTACCTTATGAAAAAACTTTATCAATCAATACCAACACTCTATAATACAGATTTTCCATTAAATATCTGTTCAAAATCTTATTTAGAAATGTTTAATAAAAGTGAATTGGTGTACCTTACTCCACATACTAATAATGTTATGGAAACATATGATGCTAACAAAATATACATTGTTGGTGCCTTGGTAGATAAG ATTAATCCTAAGCCAGCCACATTGGTAAAAGCTAAACAGGAAGGTATTCAAATGGCCAAATTTCCCTTAGAGAAATATTTGGACTGGGGAAGTGGATCTGCAAAAAATCTTGCCATTAATCAAGTTATGAATATCTTACTGGATGTTAGGCACACTAATGATTGGAACATAGCTTTCAAACATGTTCCTCCAAGGAAGTTAAAACAAGAAAGATTAAATTCATTAATAAAAACCTCAGAGAAACGAAAAGCAATAATAGAACAGTTATTAaacaaacaataa
- the Fbxl4 gene encoding F box and leucine-rich-repeat gene 4: MFKVKTFRLIVNDMISYDETKVEIVPINGERIEGKEEETVLFVEQFVKDVCDFSSQYGSNISISYTAYNIAGNPSKFPDYGDFPHAFVMRTYGQWWNKAPSRLIDYMPQNNEDVISQDYIDLEYYQEVYPIRVSIYETYNPGSVVGIWAQNSERKWFQLWSGFPQVVAHKPRIFSPRLQLCNFKTKMIRLEFNHTLLDYYTELDAVLLIGTSELIVPNNNLHNQNLNDLLQQLGYLEHSSNDVYNLTPNYLKANQDLTVLKKTLPKHCKLFKSKIIDNISKGKLISKIGQHYQSVPPIEEAFNSLQQFLQEDFPKLIRDIHYSTPISEHSNTLEEKILTDSENQPCGSFSAFPDETVLKILKYLDLRSLCCLCRVNRHFNNIARDALLYTNLNLKPYWYCLDTSALNCLAPRCQYLQQLDLSWCGNYNMIKYQDFIHFLRASGALLTHLRLNCCQFVNDAIILEISKICKNLKELCLRNCMRVTNEGFSKLKNLELLERLELYRTNIETATLCSILKKNTQMRHLNLAGMHDRLNIDEVAIKLGNSCPYLESVDFWKAQTLTPHGVRALSRCTNLREVDFGWCGGLGAPGNSLRALLSSCRYLEKVFLAALRGLTDHDLEPLLYCPRLQQLDLMGARSLTPAIYYRCLLFCPKLEMIDLSFCEGISDFIQGWRQQYPHVSIKRSCQVISSDVL, translated from the exons ATGTTTAAAGTTAAAACATTTCGATTAATTGTAAATGACATGATATCTTATGACGAGACAAAAGTTGAAATAGTTCCAATAAATGGAGAAAGAATCGAAGGAAAGGAGGAGGAAactgttttatttgttgaacagtTTGTGAAAGACGTATGCGATTTTAGTTCCCAATATGGAAGTAATATCAGTATTTCTTATACGGCCTATAACATTGCTGGAAATCCCAGTAAATTTCCGGATTACGGAGATTTTCCACATGCTTTTGTTATG aGAACATATGGACAGTGGTGGAACAAAGCACCTTCAAGACTGATAGATTATATGCCACAGAATAACGAGGATGTTATTAGTCAAGATTATATAG ATCTAGAATATTATCAAGAGGTATATCCAATTAGAGTATCAATATATGAAACTTATAACCCTGGAAGTGTAGTTGGAATTTGGGCACAAAATTCTGAGAGAAAATGGTTTCAATTATGGAGTGGATTTCCTCAAGTTGTAGCTCATAAACCAAGGATATTCTCCCCACGTTTGCAGCtgtgtaattttaaaacaaaaatgaTAAGACTAGAATTTAATCACACCTTATTAGATTATTATACAGAGTTGGATGCTGTGTTACTTATTGGAACGTCTGAACTAATTGTACCTAACAATAATTTGcataatcaaaatttaaatgACCTTTTGCAACAATTGGGCTACCTTGAACATAGTAGTAATGATGTTTATAATCTGACACCAAATTACTTAAAGGCAAATCAGGATTTGACAGTTCTTAAAAAGACACTTCCTAAGCATTGTAAACTTTTTAAGAG caAGATAATAGATAATATTTCCAAGGGCAAGTTGATATCTAAAATAGGTCAACACTATCAGTCTGTTCCTCCTATAGAAGAAGCATTCAATAGTTTACaacaatttttacaagaagaTTTTCCAAAACTTATCAGAGATATTCATTACTCAACACCAATAAGTGAACATAGTAATACTCTGGAAGAAAAGATTTTAACTGATTCTGAAAATCAACCATGCGGCAGTTTCTCTGCATTTCCA GATGAAACAgtactaaaaattttaaaatatttagattTAAGATCATTATGTTGTTTATGTAGAGTAAACAGACATTTTAATAACATTGCAAGAGATGCTCTATTGTATACGAATCTTAATTTAAAACCTTATTGGTACTGTTTAGATACATCAGCATTGAATTGTTTAGCACCTAGGTGTCAATATTTACAACAATTAGATCTTTCATGGTGTGGAAATTATAATATGATTAAATATCAAgattttatacattttcttCGCGCGTCTGGGGCTCTTTTGACACATTTGAGATTAAATTGTTGTCAATTTGTTAACGATGCGATTAttcttgaaatttcaaaaatctgTAAGAATTTAAAAG AATTGTGCTTACGCAACTGTATGAGAGTAACAAATGAAGGATTCTCAAAACTTAAAAACTTGGAATTGCTCGAGCGCCTAGAACTTTACAGAACAAATATTGAAACTGCTACATTATGTTCTATATTAAAGAAAAACACTCAGATGAGACACTTGAATTTAGCAGGAATGCATGATCGTTTAAATATAGATGAAGTTGCAATCAAATTAGGAAATTCTTGTCCATATTTAGAAAGTGTTGATTTTTGGAAGGCTCAAACCTTAACTCCGCACGGAGTTAGAGCTTTATCTCGTTGTACCAATCTTCGGGAAGTGGATTTTGGATGGTG TGGTGGATTGGGTGCTCCTGGTAATTCTTTACGAGCATTACTATCTTCGTGTCGATATCTGGAGAAAGTATTTTTAGCAGCTCTTAGAGGATTAACAGATCATGACTTGGAACCACTTTTATATTGTCCACGATTGCAACAATTGGATTTAATGGGAGCTCGTTCTCTTACTCCCGCAATATATTACAGATGTCTATTGTTTTGTCCAAAGTTGGAAATGATTGATCTTAGTTTCTGTGAGGGTATCAGTGATTTTATACAAGGATGGCGTCAACAATATCCACATGTCTCTATTAAAAGAAGTTGTCAAGTAATTAGCTCTGATGTGTTATGA
- the LOC143340434 gene encoding nucleolar pre-ribosomal-associated protein 1, translating into MKTMKFNSTNDKSHNIQDNIKQTRKRKVKVEEEDDSKVLNDGIETVNNHNDAKTIEQNLLSEQNGITKKRKKRHKTNSSINDLNNSKHVEESTNKVFENSEGSVGIKKSKSLKSTENNNKDEEDSGDEKNINVQEEELDGKSLRANLNSVNGLEMLKKFVKICNNNTERDLAAEYLNSGGNILEILRLLDTADKKSITAIITVFAAVRILLIKVLTQYPQNQFSLVGECRHLINSHLSVVHSMLSAQSSAKERKVVLQLLAAIVSLGGNLPRELLVHLSLLPEVIRSLVRHTKPTDSQNVRNCYINFILAFLIEGNISTIRTLLDKHNLLSSIFSDMIYDSKDVISLVITTLKTYILQNPKVSKTMKLHIFSTSVVQNLVLLYNWKGPNNWPKNKIQSTTANPQYLEEKEVVIETVHSFLILLLTSHRYGIVFRDHTLGTTHTKYNQLVNTVLQSLDRPWEHEKPSDLIIQIMAACPDLIKSQFILLEPHIEPRISMKWIAAVKFVRKIIESINLETNMKTCSMELSISQLASAIMSLTLPGAILKHAIMPSLTHSNIIVRHEGVLTLITIFDQIRKYLLVAKVNYNEDHVFCAFKNNILEFVTKNVPNLNVILKLWNCTFVSSLTEDNDVNKEHIPEPQKYEHLIAILNLLHMYNDICPELLHTLSDLQSSTFLNILNELDIAETFEFNVIKVKAIQFLVIVNPTDFLPQKKIFSDVLSFLLSLLNKEVSSISSCIEITIKILLNATGMFEGCNDQLDIWINGFVNLDEKEETINWFMNIVKKAVKNIERYANEIIETEEIINVGIVQPSQLEEVFNELADKDIIHENLERNVLRMQRFTSISPLLCCMLRKLKKDLHPATLSYASYVLIHTLHCQVAPQCLIHLTKDIQELPVKKYLLSWSEGSSPICIKNVPLSMALMCKLNLALLSDTKIEINKIFNGDNIVTFKYSNDTITIHHSLSAYEIMYLFKMTIFYLTQFTERGILTTIQIDNYKILLISLLHIANESSDSCMLVEECAKSVFTHPIILYYFSPFHQKSKDIIKSMITHTIIDICNVIIHWCKKWNVRNVLFHFKNKLLIQLHKMINKSQRYDKINNVETIAILFNVLQLTSQDVVYLLKRLVTLEDTMFTCKDERNLSMYGYIIPELLQLISNNKIKSERTALFELDAAYIKCLCSHLLVLKSKEIINFGKWESALQGYISKYPYNIAGIDTDIFLSLMSTTITDTTVKLLAFLISKNMKFIPIFTKYMLMSENIKESNIVFPIVASNLNFKWNEEFLQKLKIHYEADILSYLSNPKNTNVWIEENVAAVSYLIKNIFDFKTCSETCNIILQIGDKLDMVSIEYIQILESVYNKCAEKDREKYIKSFIQVLLHVITLTLKKESKNVKKLLVLCERLNNTVEHLKDEKDFLFEELNTNHSWSQFTRFSLKFGFKELKGNKQPLPILKTLTTLCDVAYKNGSDSEYTKTLFEMATSHSEFLNIMLESPDIKSDLVKLLWILIQKNRTVMVLTHIPVYLAAYNATLSVADQYLLLILQYYESNNINIYEYRPYLWGNAAAIHYSVKGETHMNLWREPSTSQVLNLFEKDVVSDTIKNYPLDRALKNNELHEANDTYDPAFYLPLLYFLLSENNVISCQKIAQSGVLGLTFAACSSNHSDVRMLAYTIIVRYYTHLEASSSRGKLLWMRLIDALRYGVVSLQSNLNDVRLNSIVSTFMARTSLIATQPLHPLYLPLQVFLMAKPALDVNAIPELLKLFHSSDVEHKTHRHWILENIRDGMKTETEMNTAFKCVLFKMLLGFYTCNLADPRTKILILEVIDVTLKITKASVYLIEGYGLLPWLLEVTNNLRTHEIRLIEFIVKIIDKILNTILKMGGDTVHYKLMVLKIALSLMPHLSKDIKIIVFTLYINILQKLLLSKYMKMVVTKEHIMEILEFSKHFVSDIDECEDMLRFGCEYVTKVDCVENDNEIEVARNCLRTMVWTWCSHEIR; encoded by the exons ATGAAAACCATGAAATTCAACTCGACGAACGACAAATCACACAACATTCAAGACAATattaaacaaaccagaaaaagaaaagTTAAAGTAGAGGAAGAAG atGACAGTAAGGTGCTGAACGACggtattgaaacagttaataaccaTAACGATGCAAAGACTATTGAACAAAATTTATTGAGTGAACAAAATGGgataacaaagaaacgaaagaaaaggCATAAGACAAATTCATCTATAAATGATTTAAATAATAGCAAACATGTTGAAGAATCTACTAACAAAGTATTTGAAAATTCTGAAGGGAGTGTGGGAATAAAGAAGTCAAAGTCATTAAAAA GTACAGAAAATAATAACAAGGATGAGGAAGATTCTGGAGatgagaaaaatataaatgtacaaGAGGAGGAGTTAGATGGGAAATCCTTAAGGGCTAATTTAAATTCTGTTAATGGTTTAGAAATGCTaaagaaatttgtaaaaatttgtaataataatacaGAAAGAGATTTAGCAGCAGAATATTTAAATTCAGGTGGTAACATCCTTGAGATATTAAGATTATTAGATACTGCAGATAAAAAAAGTATCACTGCTATCATAACTGTTTTTGCTGCTGTAAGGatattgttaataaa AGTTTTAACACAATATCCACAAAACCAGTTCAGTCTGGTAGGAGAATGTAGACATTTAATTAATTCACACTTATCAGTGGTACATTCTATGCTTTCTGCCCAAAGTAGTGCAAAAGAGCGAAAAGTAGTTTTACAATTGTTGGCTGCAATAGTGTCATTAGGTGGTAATCTTCCACGTGAATTGCTTGTTCATTTATCTTTGTTACCAGAAGTCATTAGATCTCTTGTACGGCACACAAAGCCTACAGATAGTCAGAATGTAAGAAATTGTTACATTAATTTCATTCTTGCTTTCTTAATAGAAGGAAACATATCAACTATTAGAACTCTCCTCGATAAACACAATCTACTTTCTAGTATATTTTCTGATATGATATATGATTCCAAAGATGTTATTAGTTTAGTTATAACCACTCTTAAAACTTACATTCTTCAAAATCCAAAAGTTAGCAAAACTATGAAGTTACATATATTTTCAACGTCAGTTGTTCAGAATCTTGTACTCCTATATAATTGGAAAGGTCCAAACAATTggccaaaaaataaaattcaaagcaCCACAGCGAATCCGCAATATCTTGAAGAAAAAGAG GTTGTAATTGAAACTGTGCATAGTTTTTTAATTCTATTGTTGACATCCCATCGAtatggtattgtttttcgtgatcATACGCTTGGTACGACGCACACTAAATATAATCAATTGGTAAATACGGTACTACAAAGCTTAGATCGACCTTGGGAGCATGAAAAACCATCAGATTTAATCATTCAAATAATGGCAGCATGTCCAGACTTAATTAAATCTCAGTTTATTCTTTTGGAACCACATATTGAACCCAGAATATCAATGAAATGGATTGCAGCAGTAAAATTTGTGAGAAAG ATTATAGAATCGATTAATTTAGAAACTAACATGAAAACATGTTCAATGGAATTAAGTATATCTCAATTAGCCAGTGCAATAATGTCTTTAACGTTACCAGGAGCAATATTGAAACATGCAATTATGCCATCTTTAACTCACTCTAATATAATAGTAAGGCATGAGGGAGTACTCACACTTATAACTATATTCGATCAGATACGGAAGTATTTACTAGTTGCAAAAGTAAACTACAATGAAGACCATGTCTTTTgtgcatttaaaaataatatattagaaTTTGTCACTAag AATGTGCCCAATTTAAATGTAATATTGAAACTGTGGAACTGTACGTTTGTATCAAGTCTAACTGAAGATAATGATGTTAACAAAGAACACATTCCAGAACCGCAGAAATATGAACACTTAATAGCTATTTTAAACTTATTACATATGTATAATGATATATGTCCAGAATTATTACATACATTATCAGATTTACAATCTAGTACGTTTTTAAATATACTGAATGAATTAGACATTGCCGAGACTTTTGAATTTAACGTTATAAAAGTAAAAGCTATACAATTCTTAGTTATTGTAAATCCTACTGATTTTTTACCACAAAAG AAAATATTTAGCGATGtactttcatttttattgtctcTTTTAAACAAAGAAGTATCCTCAATTTCATCGTGTATAGAGataacaattaaaattttattgaatGCTACTGGAATGTTTGAGGGATGCAATGATCAATTGGATATCTGGATTAATGGTTTCGTGAATTTAGatgaaaaagaagaaacaatAAATTGGTTTATGAATATTGTAAAGAAAGctgttaaaaatattgaaagataTGCGAATGAAATAATTGAAACAGAAGAAATTATTAATGTAGGAATAGTTCAGCCTAGTCAATTAGAAGAAGTATTTAATG AACTGGCAGATAAAGATATTATTCATGAAAATTTGGAGAGAAATGTTTTGCGTATGCAACGCTTTACGTCGATATCGCCTCTCTTATGTTGCATGTTACGTAAATTGAAGAAAGATTTACATCCAGCAACGTTATCTTACGCATCTTACGTATTAATACATACATTACATTGTCAAGTTGCACCTCAATGTTTAATACATTTAACAAAAGATATACAAGAATTGccagtaaaaaaatatttattaagctgGTCAGAGGGCAGTAGTCCGATATGTATTAAGAACGTACCCCTTTCTATGGCTTTAATGTGTAAATTGAATCTGGCGTTGTTAAGTGATACTAAAATagagataaataaaatatttaatggtgATAATATAGTTACATTTAAGTACAGCAATGATACTATCACAATCCATCATTCTTTGTCAGCATATGAAATTATGTATTTGTTCAAGATgactatattttatttaacacaATTCACTGAACGTGGCATTTTAACGACGATCCAAATAGATAATTACAAGATTCTTTTAATATCTTTATTACATATTGCAAATGAAAGTTCAGACAGCTGTATGCTCGTGGAAGAATGTGCAAAATCTGTTTTCACTCACCCTATCATCTTGTATTATTTTTCACCATTCCATCAGAAAAGTAAAGATATTATAAAGAGTATGATAACTCATACAATTATTGATATTTGTAATGTAATAATTCATTGGTGCAAAAAATGGAACGTTAGAAATGTATTATTtcactttaaaaataaattacttaTACAATTACATAAAATGATAAATAAAAGTCAAAGATATgacaaaataaataatgttGAAACGATTGCAATTCTGTTCAACGTGTTGCAATTAACATCGCAAGATGttgtatatttattaaaaagacTTGTGACATTAGAAGATACAATGTTTACTTGTAAAGATGAGAGGAATTTATCAATGTATGGATACATAATTCCAGAACTTTTACAACTTATtagcaataataaaattaaatctgAGCGTACTGCATTGTTTGAACTAGATGCAGCTTATATTAAATGTTTATGTTCTCATCTACTTGTTTTAAAGTCGaaagaaattattaattttggaAAGTGGGAATCTGCTTTACAAGGATATATTTCTAAATATCCATATAATATTGCTGGCATTGATACAG ATATTTTTTTGTCATTGATGTCTACAACGATTACGGACACAACTGTAAAGCTTCTTGCATTTCTAATtagtaaaaatatgaaattcatACCAATCTTTACAAAATATATGTTGATGTCTGAAAATATAAAAGAGAGTAATATTGTGTTTCCAATAGTTGcaagtaatttaaattttaaatggaatgaagagtttttacaaaaattaaagatACATTACGAAGCCGATATTTTATCCTATTTGAGTAATCCTAAAAATACGAATGTTTGGATAGAAGAGAATGTTGCTGCAGTTTCCTATTTGATTAAAAACATATTTGATTTTAAAACATGCAGTGAAACGTgtaatattattttacaaattgGCGATAAGTTAGATATGGTGTCtatagaatatatacaaattctTGAAAGTGTTTATAATAAATGTGCGGAAAAAGATAGAGAAAAGTACATTAAAAGTTTTATACAAGTTCTTCTTCATGTAATTACTTTGACTCTAAAGAAAGAATCCAAAAATGTCAAGAAGCTTCTTGTCCTTTGTGAAAGATTGAACAATACAGTTGAACATTTGAAAGATGAAAAAGATTTTCTTTTTGAGGAATTGAATACTAATCACTCATGGTCACAATTTACACGATTTTCTTTGAAATTTGGTTTTAAAGAATTAAAGGGCAATAAACAACCGTTgccaatactaaaaactttaactACTTTATGCGATGTTGCATATAAGAATGGTAGTGATAGTGAATACACCAAAACTTTATTTGAAATGGCAACTTCTCATTCTGAGTTTCTTAATATAATGTTGGAATCACCCGATATAAAAA GCGATCTTGTAAAATTATTGTGGATTCTTATTCAGAAGAACAGAACAGTTATGGTACTAACGCATATCCCAGTTTATTTAGCAGCATACAATGCTACTTTAAGTGTAGCTGATCAGTATCTTTTACTT attttacagtattatgaaagtaataatattaatatttacgaaTATCGGCCATATTTATGGGGAAATGCGGCTGCAATACATTATAGCGTAAAGGGTGAAACGCATATGAATTTGTGGAGGGAACCATCTACTTCTCAAGTtttgaatttatttgaaaaagatGTAGTTAGTGACACTATAAAAAATTATCCCTTGGATAGAGCATTAAAA AATAATGAATTACACGAAGCAAATGATACATACGATCCAGCATTTTATTTACCattattgtattttttattatctgaAAATAATGTCATATCGTGTCAGAAAATCGCTCAAAGTGGTGTTCTGGGATTAACGTTTGCTGCATGTAGTAGTAATCATTCTGATGTTCGTATGTTAGCTTACACGATCATTGTTAGATATTATACTCATTTGGAAGCTTCAAG TTCGAGAGGAAAGTTATTATGGATGCGACTAATAGACGCGCTTCGTTATGGTGTTGTCTCATTACAATCAAACCTTAATGATGTGCGTCTAAATTCTATAGTCTCTACATTTATGGCAAGAACATCTTTAATCGCTACGCAACCATTGCATCCTCTTTATTTGCCTTTGCAAGTATTCTTGATGGCTAAACCCGCATTAGATGTAAATGCAATACCCGAATTGTTAAAACTATTTCATAGCTCCGACGTAGAACATAAAACGCATAGACATTGGATTCTGGAAAATATTCGCGATGGTATGAAAACAGAGACTGAGATGAATACTGCTTTTAAGTGTGTTTTATTTAAAATGCTCTTAGGTTTCTATACTTGCAATTTGGCAGATCCACGCACAAAA ataCTTATTCTGGAAGTGATCGATGTTACATTGAAAATCACTAAAGCTTCTGTGTATCTTATAGAGGGCTATGGATTACTTCCATGGTTATTAGAAGTTACAAATAATTTGCGTACTCATGAAATTCGATTAATCGAGTTTATAGTGAAAATAATTGATAAAATTTTGAATACTATATTAAAAATGGGAGGGGACACTGTCCATTATAAGTTGATGGTTTTAAAAATTGCATTGAGTTTAATGCCACATTTATCGAAAGATATAAAAATTATCGTATTTAcattatacataaatattttgcaaaagTTACTTTTATCGAAGTACATGAAAATGGTCGTTACTAAAGAACACATAATGGAAATTCTTGAATTTTCTAAACATTTCGTGAGCGACATAGACGAATGTGAAGATATGCTACGTTTTGGTTGTGAATATGTAACCAAAGTAGATTGTGTTGAAAATGACAATGAAATTGAAGTGGCAAGAAACTGTTTGAGGACAATGGTATGGACATGGTGCAGTCACGAAATAAGATAA
- the LOC143340618 gene encoding uncharacterized protein LOC143340618, translating into MYDSMEPNNTSDARSNNDDHQTARDRELRGKRKNSSNRYALIKNIQLLKVRIAKWLIEDLENNGPAGLIHMEALSSVIGKPIRVWKADGQFYQTINENKNEISIDVEYHQLGENSIGHWTLKGNREPVNVETNLNGCLFRVIAAQTEIGATNLRDATSTYLSHNIDTFTDRIDEFLSANDKHGISPMLGGARYNGTSPKAAGIVLDKSQNGFSQYGQKGHPRGHASNKNATGPTDSVENYSRLTSSMKSGFLSKNHQNIVADFALRHSLAQKAMRNLNRGATNEAVTINARDFQRNGLNLNLIKMKEWYAGEEYTGKLDIVRVTLVLRHHQGKHDDPDEDVFVHTFYPRSS; encoded by the coding sequence ATGTACGATTCTATGGAGCCGAACAACACATCCGACGCACGTTCGAACAACGATGATCATCAAACTGCTCGAGACAGAGAGTTACGCGGAAAACGCAAAAACTCTTCTAACCGATACGCGTTGattaaaaatatacaattgTTGAAAGTACGAATAGCCAAGTGGCTGATCGAAGATCTAGAAAATAATGGGCCTGCAGGACTTATACATATGGAAGCGTTATCAAGCGTAATAGGTAAACCGATCAGAGTTTGGAAAGCCGATGGTCAATTTTATCAAacgataaatgaaaataaaaatgagaTATCCATAGATGTGGAATACCATCAATTAGGAGAAAATTCTATAGGTCACTGGACCTTAAAAGGTAATAGAGAACCAGTTAACGTGGAAACGAATTTAAACGGGTGTCTGTTCCGTGTAATTGCCGCTCAAACCGAAATTGGCGCCACAAACTTGAGAGACGCCACTTCTACATATTTAAGTCACAACATTGACACTTTTACCGACCGAATCGATGAATTTTTATCGGCGAACGATAAACACGGAATATCGCCGATGCTTGGTGGCGCTCGGTACAATGGTACGTCGCCAAAAGCCGCAGGCATCGTTTTAGACAAATCGCAAAATGGTTTTTCTCAGTACGGACAGAAGGGACACCCGAGGGGACACGCATCGAATAAAAATGCTACAGGTCCGACAGATAGCGTCGAGAATTACTCCCGTCTGACATCGTCTATGAAATCTGGATTCTTAAGTAAAAATCATCAGAACATCGTGGCTGATTTTGCTCTGAGACACAGTCTAGCGCAAAAAGCAATGAGAAATTTGAATCGCGGCGCAACGAACGAAGCGGTAACGATTAACGCGCGTGATTTTCAACGTAAcggtttaaatttaaatttaataaaaatgaaagagTGGTATGCAGGAGAAGAATATACCGGTAAACTTGATATTGTTCGAGTTACGTTGGTATTACGACATCACCAGGGAAAGCatgatgatccagatgaggatgTGTTCGTGCACACATTCTATCCAAGGAGTTCGTAA